Proteins encoded by one window of Emticicia oligotrophica DSM 17448:
- a CDS encoding energy transducer TonB gives MDPKNNVNVTLDDMVFENRNKSYGAYDLRKTYKKTVNRSLLYGSVAFLAAVGAPMLYASITPKAKKEVAVEIDLAKLKEEKVEDKPLDLPPPPPPEQKPPEVATIKFLPPEPKPDEEVKNEEPPPPAEQIEKAVISNETKEGVESDEVAAAPPPVEAPKAVEIEQPKEDEIFTTVEQQPEFPGGIKEMYGFIAKNLKYPSAAQRANVSGKVFAKFVVEKDGSLGDVQILKGIGFGCDEEAQRVLKSMPKWNPGKQNGRNVRVFFTMPISFVLE, from the coding sequence ATGGACCCTAAAAATAATGTCAATGTAACCTTAGATGATATGGTCTTCGAAAACCGTAACAAGTCGTACGGAGCCTATGATTTAAGAAAGACATACAAAAAGACGGTAAACCGCTCGCTTTTGTATGGTTCGGTCGCATTTTTGGCAGCAGTGGGTGCTCCAATGCTTTATGCATCAATTACGCCTAAAGCTAAAAAAGAAGTGGCAGTTGAAATTGACTTAGCAAAGTTGAAAGAAGAAAAAGTGGAAGATAAACCACTTGACCTTCCACCACCGCCGCCACCAGAGCAAAAACCACCTGAAGTTGCGACCATTAAATTCCTTCCTCCTGAGCCAAAGCCAGATGAAGAAGTTAAAAACGAAGAGCCACCACCGCCAGCTGAACAAATAGAGAAGGCGGTAATCTCAAACGAAACTAAAGAAGGTGTTGAGTCTGATGAAGTTGCAGCCGCACCACCTCCAGTAGAAGCACCGAAAGCAGTAGAAATTGAACAACCAAAAGAAGATGAAATCTTTACTACGGTTGAACAACAACCTGAGTTTCCAGGTGGTATCAAGGAAATGTATGGCTTTATTGCTAAAAACCTTAAATACCCTTCTGCCGCTCAAAGAGCAAACGTTTCTGGTAAAGTATTTGCCAAGTTCGTTGTAGAGAAAGATGGTAGCTTAGGTGACGTTCAGATTTTGAAAGGAATTGGTTTTGGATGTGACGAAGAAGCACAACGTGTATTGAAGTCTATGCCAAAGTGGAATCCTGGAAAGCAAAACGGACGTAACGTAAGGGTATTCTTTACTATGCCAATCTCTTTCGTTCTTGAATAA
- a CDS encoding PstS family phosphate ABC transporter substrate-binding protein — protein MKRIFVFIVVSLLLWQCNSQEKQDLPNDGEITIAADESVKPIVDAEVMAYNAHYPKAKINVVYVPEQRAMSLMMNDSVNIAIVTREATANEQEVYTSNKIPYLPAKMALDGVAIISNLNSSIKNLSASDLKEMFEGNKNKDIKLVFDNSSSSNLNYMMQNLGIKDVKNANIFAADGNQDVIEYIKKNTNAIGFIGANWISDIDDSKSQFFMNTIHVIGISAGKENDKFYTPTTVNLKARKYPFERKIILHTKKGYGLTSAFIRFCCAQIGQLVVEKSGLLPYYIYNREIIIDRKPMGKLP, from the coding sequence ATGAAAAGGATTTTTGTATTTATTGTTGTGTCATTGCTTTTGTGGCAATGTAATTCACAAGAGAAACAGGATTTACCAAATGATGGTGAAATTACTATTGCTGCGGATGAATCTGTTAAGCCAATAGTAGATGCTGAAGTAATGGCTTACAATGCACATTATCCAAAAGCAAAAATTAACGTGGTTTATGTACCTGAACAACGAGCAATGTCGTTGATGATGAACGATTCAGTAAATATTGCCATCGTAACGCGTGAAGCAACTGCAAATGAGCAAGAAGTATATACTTCAAATAAAATTCCTTATTTGCCAGCCAAAATGGCTCTTGATGGAGTAGCAATTATTTCAAATTTGAATAGCTCAATTAAAAACTTATCTGCTTCAGATTTGAAAGAAATGTTTGAAGGCAATAAGAATAAGGATATTAAATTAGTATTTGATAATAGTAGCTCAAGTAATTTAAATTACATGATGCAAAATCTTGGCATCAAGGATGTTAAAAATGCCAATATTTTTGCTGCAGATGGGAATCAGGATGTGATTGAATACATTAAGAAAAATACAAATGCAATTGGTTTTATTGGTGCAAACTGGATAAGTGATATTGATGATTCGAAAAGCCAATTTTTCATGAATACAATACACGTGATAGGAATTTCAGCGGGCAAAGAAAATGATAAATTCTACACGCCTACAACTGTAAATCTAAAGGCACGTAAATACCCTTTTGAAAGAAAAATAATTCTACATACCAAGAAAGGCTACGGTTTAACAAGTGCATTCATTAGATTTTGTTGTGCACAAATCGGGCAATTAGTTGTTGAAAAATCAGGTTTATTACCTTATTATATATATAATCGTGAGATTATTATTGATAGGAAACCTATGGGTAAATTACCTTAA